A genomic region of Marinobacter sp. NP-4(2019) contains the following coding sequences:
- a CDS encoding succinyl-CoA synthetase subunit beta — MGFDTVYRIAHKGPQIRILAFAGVLISAPLFFIGGPDWTSGPLHKSVWNLGHILYFGLLTYAIQPWRWLSGRRLWLTTTALVLALGLVIEFLQSGLGRQDDWHDVWRNLVGTWLALACRPILTSDTHRNTRQRLLAALAVVLVVFELGLTGSVAVRQFQINQQLPALYDFSRNDPATFWRGKLEPSDAHSDINGQSLKISLSTRLYSGVTLDNLPVDWRDYDQLTVTLFNPDDADLTLTLRINDVEHERGSNVYSDRFNTQLPLKPGLNTFTLGLEDIENAPRNRAMNMDNIRRLGIFTTRLPAPRTIYLLDLRLK, encoded by the coding sequence ATGGGTTTCGATACCGTATACCGGATCGCCCACAAAGGCCCGCAAATCAGAATCCTGGCCTTTGCGGGCGTTCTGATTAGCGCACCACTGTTTTTCATCGGTGGCCCCGACTGGACCTCTGGCCCGCTGCACAAGTCCGTCTGGAACCTGGGCCATATTCTGTACTTTGGGCTTCTGACCTACGCCATCCAACCCTGGCGCTGGCTCAGTGGTCGGCGGCTGTGGCTGACAACAACCGCGCTTGTGCTGGCACTCGGCCTCGTTATCGAGTTTCTGCAATCGGGGCTGGGGCGACAAGACGACTGGCATGACGTATGGAGGAACCTGGTGGGCACCTGGCTGGCTCTCGCCTGCCGCCCCATTCTTACCTCTGACACGCACCGCAACACGCGCCAGCGACTACTGGCCGCCTTAGCAGTTGTGCTGGTCGTTTTCGAGTTGGGTTTAACCGGAAGCGTCGCTGTGCGGCAGTTTCAGATCAACCAACAGCTGCCGGCACTTTATGATTTCAGCCGCAACGATCCTGCCACCTTCTGGCGGGGAAAACTTGAACCATCAGACGCCCACAGCGACATCAACGGACAAAGCCTGAAAATCTCCCTGAGCACCCGGCTGTATTCCGGTGTCACCCTGGACAACCTGCCTGTCGACTGGCGCGACTATGACCAACTGACTGTCACCCTGTTCAATCCGGACGATGCAGATCTTACGCTGACCCTGAGAATCAACGATGTTGAGCATGAGCGTGGTAGCAATGTCTATAGCGACCGGTTCAATACCCAACTGCCACTGAAGCCAGGACTCAATACCTTTACACTGGGGCTGGAGGACATTGAGAATGCGCCGCGCAACCGCGCCATGAACATGGACAACATCCGGAGACTGGGAATTTTTACGACCCGGTTACCCGCACCAAGAACGATTTACTTGCTGGACTTACGGCTGAAGTGA
- a CDS encoding sodium-dependent transporter: MSVSQSGSATYSGELEGSNAKRGLWSSRLAFILAATGSAVGLGNIWKFPYVTGENGGGAFVLVYLLCIAIVGIPIMMAEVMIGRRGGHSPVNSLRAITQRDGLKPAWKLVGAVGVLAGFLILSFYSVIGGWAISYVGTTASGQLAGQSADAVGAIFSGLLSNPVTLLAWHTLFMALVMFVVARGVRSGLERAVSILMPALFVLLLIVVGYAMTTGHFGQAAAFLFQPDFSKLTTSGILVALGHAFFTLSLGMAVMMAYGSYLPKKISIAKTSITVSVIDTGVALLAGLAIFPIVFANGLEPGAGPGLIFQTLPLAFGQMPMGSLFGTLFFVLLIFAAWTSGISLLEPIVEWLEEQKGMNRMISTLGAGFVCWALGIASILSLNLWADFAPLGFIPMLEGKTIFDLLDFFTANILLPLGGLLVALFAGWVMSRQAMENELSLSEPMFRLWFFTIRFVTPVAVAVVFLYNLT; encoded by the coding sequence ATGTCTGTATCACAATCAGGTTCTGCCACCTATTCCGGTGAGCTGGAAGGCTCCAACGCCAAGCGCGGCCTCTGGTCATCGCGCCTCGCCTTTATCCTCGCAGCCACCGGTTCCGCCGTTGGCCTCGGCAATATCTGGAAATTCCCCTATGTAACGGGTGAGAATGGCGGCGGCGCCTTTGTTCTCGTGTACCTTCTCTGTATCGCTATCGTGGGCATCCCCATCATGATGGCGGAAGTCATGATCGGCCGGCGCGGCGGCCACAGCCCGGTTAACAGTCTGCGCGCGATTACCCAACGGGATGGCCTCAAACCCGCCTGGAAACTGGTAGGCGCCGTGGGTGTTCTGGCAGGCTTCCTGATTCTGTCGTTCTATTCTGTTATTGGCGGCTGGGCCATTTCCTACGTCGGCACCACTGCCAGCGGCCAGCTCGCCGGACAATCCGCCGATGCGGTCGGCGCCATCTTCTCAGGGTTACTCAGTAATCCGGTAACTCTGCTGGCGTGGCACACCCTGTTCATGGCACTGGTGATGTTTGTGGTTGCACGGGGCGTACGCTCCGGGCTGGAGCGGGCCGTCAGTATCCTGATGCCCGCACTGTTCGTGTTGTTGCTGATTGTGGTGGGCTACGCCATGACCACCGGGCACTTCGGCCAGGCCGCCGCGTTCCTGTTCCAGCCGGACTTCTCCAAACTGACCACGTCCGGCATCCTGGTGGCCCTCGGACACGCGTTCTTCACCCTGAGCCTGGGTATGGCAGTGATGATGGCCTACGGCTCCTATCTGCCCAAGAAAATCTCCATCGCCAAGACCTCCATCACCGTATCGGTGATCGACACTGGCGTGGCCCTGCTTGCCGGCCTGGCGATTTTCCCGATCGTCTTCGCCAACGGCCTTGAACCGGGCGCTGGCCCCGGTCTGATCTTCCAGACACTGCCGCTGGCGTTTGGCCAGATGCCCATGGGCAGCCTGTTCGGCACCCTGTTCTTCGTGCTGCTGATTTTTGCCGCCTGGACATCCGGCATCTCCCTGCTGGAGCCCATCGTGGAATGGCTGGAAGAGCAGAAAGGCATGAACCGGATGATCAGCACCCTGGGCGCAGGTTTTGTCTGCTGGGCACTGGGCATTGCTTCGATCCTGTCCCTGAACCTGTGGGCCGACTTCGCTCCCCTTGGCTTTATACCGATGCTGGAAGGCAAGACCATCTTCGACCTGCTGGACTTCTTCACCGCCAACATCCTGCTGCCGCTGGGCGGCCTGCTGGTTGCCCTGTTCGCCGGCTGGGTGATGTCGCGCCAGGCCATGGAGAACGAACTGTCGTTGTCAGAACCGATGTTCCGCCTGTGGTTCTTCACCATTCGCTTCGTAACACCGGTGGCCGTGGCCGTTGTGTTCCTCTACAACCTGACCTGA
- a CDS encoding Glu/Leu/Phe/Val family dehydrogenase, producing MNVFSHPEFDNHEHLSFFCDPETGLKAIVAIHNTSRGPALGGCRMFPYASDEEAVWDVLRLSKGMTYKSALANLDLGGGKSVIIGDPRKDKTEAMLEAMGRHLESLGGRYIAAEDSGTSVPDLKVMGRHTRHVAGISQHIGFDGKPSNGDPSPATAYGTFIGLKAAVRHKLGRSDLAGLKVAIQGIGNVGFRLARHLKEAGAELWVYDIHADNMQRAIDELGAKPATAEDILFLPVDVIAPCAMGAVLNDESIPQIKATVVAGAANNLLERPDHDQALMDRGILYAPDFAINAGGIIDVSYERTGAAPEKVCAHVETIGDTLNEIFTRSDHSGKPTGAIANELAEERFRKHTARVDAMQERMAHAG from the coding sequence ATGAACGTATTCAGCCATCCCGAGTTCGATAACCACGAACACCTGTCCTTCTTCTGCGATCCGGAAACAGGACTCAAGGCCATAGTTGCCATTCACAACACCTCCCGGGGCCCCGCCCTTGGTGGTTGCCGCATGTTCCCCTATGCCAGCGACGAGGAAGCCGTGTGGGATGTTCTGCGCCTGTCGAAGGGGATGACCTACAAGTCCGCCCTGGCCAACCTGGATCTGGGGGGTGGCAAGTCCGTCATCATCGGCGACCCGCGCAAAGACAAAACCGAAGCGATGCTGGAGGCTATGGGCCGCCACCTGGAAAGCCTGGGCGGTCGCTACATCGCGGCCGAGGATTCCGGCACCAGCGTGCCCGACCTGAAAGTCATGGGCAGGCACACCCGACATGTGGCCGGGATCTCACAGCACATTGGCTTCGACGGCAAGCCCAGCAACGGTGATCCGTCACCGGCCACCGCCTACGGCACCTTCATCGGCCTGAAAGCAGCCGTCAGGCATAAGCTTGGTCGTTCCGACCTCGCTGGCCTGAAGGTCGCTATCCAGGGCATCGGAAACGTCGGCTTTCGCCTCGCGCGGCACCTGAAGGAGGCTGGCGCCGAACTGTGGGTCTACGACATCCACGCGGACAACATGCAACGCGCCATTGATGAACTGGGGGCCAAGCCGGCCACCGCGGAAGACATCCTGTTCCTGCCGGTGGATGTCATCGCCCCCTGTGCCATGGGTGCGGTTCTGAACGATGAAAGCATTCCGCAAATCAAGGCTACCGTGGTCGCTGGCGCAGCCAACAACCTGTTGGAACGCCCGGACCACGACCAGGCACTGATGGACCGCGGCATTCTCTATGCCCCGGATTTCGCCATCAATGCCGGCGGCATAATTGATGTGTCCTACGAGCGAACCGGCGCTGCCCCCGAGAAAGTCTGCGCCCACGTAGAGACCATCGGCGACACACTGAACGAGATCTTTACCCGCTCCGACCACAGCGGCAAGCCCACCGGGGCGATTGCCAACGAACTGGCGGAAGAGCGGTTCCGCAAGCACACCGCCCGCGTCGATGCGATGCAGGAACGGATGGCCCATGCCGGGTAG
- a CDS encoding ABC-F family ATPase: MISTANITMQFGAKPLFENVSVKFGNGNRYGLIGANGCGKSTFMKILGGDLEPSAGQVMREPNIRLGKLRQDQFAYENCSVMDTVIMGHEELWNVKKERDRIYSLPEMSEEDGMAVADLEVQFAEMDGYTAESRAGELLLGLEIPLDQHNGPMSALAPGWKLRVLLAQALFSDPDVLLLDEPTNHLDINTIRWLENILVARNSTMVIISHDRHFLNSVCTHMADLDYGELRLFPGNYDEYMTAATQARERMMADNAKKKAQIAELQQFVSRFSANASKAKQATSRARQIDKIQLEEVKPSSRVSPFIRFEQTKKLHRQAVTLKDLTKGFDTGPLFNKLNLQIEAGERVAIIGPNGIGKTTLMQCMAGALAPDSGDVKWTDSAQVGYYAQDHSADFAEDMNLTDWMAQWTTGGEQLVRGTLGRMLFSGDDIGKMVSVISGGEQGRMLFGKLILQKPNVMLMDEPTNHLDMESIEALNLALENYPGTLVFVSHDREFVSSLATRIIELKADGITDFSGSYDDYLRSQGYL; encoded by the coding sequence TTGATTTCCACCGCTAATATCACCATGCAATTCGGGGCCAAGCCCCTGTTTGAAAACGTATCCGTCAAGTTCGGTAATGGCAACCGCTACGGACTGATCGGCGCCAATGGCTGTGGCAAGTCCACGTTCATGAAAATTCTGGGTGGCGATCTGGAGCCCTCTGCGGGGCAGGTCATGCGGGAGCCCAACATCCGTCTGGGCAAGCTGCGCCAGGACCAATTCGCCTATGAAAACTGTTCGGTGATGGACACGGTGATCATGGGGCACGAGGAGCTGTGGAACGTCAAGAAGGAGCGTGACCGCATTTATTCGCTGCCGGAAATGAGCGAGGAAGACGGTATGGCCGTGGCGGATCTGGAGGTGCAGTTCGCTGAAATGGATGGCTACACGGCCGAATCCCGCGCCGGCGAGCTGTTGCTGGGTCTGGAGATTCCACTGGACCAGCATAACGGACCGATGAGCGCCCTGGCACCGGGCTGGAAGCTGCGGGTGCTGCTGGCCCAGGCGCTGTTCTCCGACCCCGACGTATTGTTGCTGGACGAGCCGACCAACCATCTGGATATCAACACCATCCGCTGGCTGGAAAATATCCTGGTGGCCCGTAACAGCACCATGGTGATTATTTCTCACGACCGTCACTTCCTGAACAGTGTCTGCACCCACATGGCGGACCTGGACTATGGCGAGCTGCGGCTGTTCCCGGGTAACTACGACGAATACATGACCGCCGCGACCCAGGCCCGCGAGCGCATGATGGCCGACAACGCCAAGAAGAAGGCGCAGATTGCCGAGCTGCAGCAGTTTGTCAGCCGCTTTTCCGCCAATGCGTCCAAGGCGAAGCAGGCCACCTCTCGCGCCCGTCAGATAGACAAGATTCAGTTGGAGGAAGTAAAGCCTTCCAGCAGGGTCAGTCCGTTTATCCGGTTTGAGCAGACCAAGAAGTTGCATCGCCAGGCAGTGACCCTGAAGGATCTGACCAAGGGTTTTGATACCGGGCCGCTGTTTAACAAGCTTAACCTGCAGATCGAGGCGGGTGAGCGGGTGGCGATCATCGGCCCCAATGGCATCGGGAAGACGACGCTGATGCAGTGCATGGCCGGTGCCCTGGCGCCGGATAGTGGCGATGTGAAGTGGACCGACAGCGCCCAGGTGGGCTATTACGCTCAGGATCACTCTGCTGATTTCGCTGAGGACATGAATCTGACCGACTGGATGGCCCAGTGGACGACGGGTGGCGAGCAACTGGTTCGCGGTACGTTGGGGCGGATGCTGTTTTCAGGTGATGATATTGGCAAGATGGTGAGTGTGATTTCCGGTGGTGAGCAGGGGCGTATGCTGTTCGGCAAGCTGATTCTGCAGAAGCCGAATGTGATGTTGATGGATGAGCCGACGAACCATCTGGACATGGAGTCCATTGAGGCGTTGAATCTGGCGCTGGAGAATTATCCGGGGACGTTGGTGTTTGTCAGTCATGATCGGGAGTTTGTTTCCTCTTTGGCGACCCGGATTATTGAGCTTAAGGCCGATGGTATTACGGACTTCAGCGGATCTTATGATGATTACCTGCGGAGTCAGGGTTACCTCTGA
- a CDS encoding DUF1415 domain-containing protein produces the protein MDEAGIISATRKWVEDVVVGLNLCPFAKRELVRDRVRFVVSDAQTEEELLQALHAELQRLEDEPDVETTLLIHPGVLQDFALYNEFLDAADGLLVYLELEGVYQVASFHPQYQFGGTRPDDAENYTNRSPFPMLHLLREESLERAIAGYPDPEGIPERNIQRVEELGVEKMRSLLAACFGEEDCDGESGGGGSAAG, from the coding sequence ATGGATGAGGCCGGGATTATTAGTGCGACTCGAAAATGGGTCGAAGATGTGGTTGTCGGCCTTAATCTGTGCCCGTTTGCCAAACGTGAGCTGGTCAGGGACCGGGTGCGGTTTGTGGTGTCGGATGCGCAGACAGAGGAGGAACTTCTGCAGGCGCTGCATGCGGAGCTTCAGCGTCTGGAGGACGAACCGGATGTTGAAACCACGCTGCTGATCCATCCGGGTGTGTTGCAGGATTTTGCGCTTTACAATGAATTCCTGGACGCGGCGGATGGGCTGTTGGTGTATCTGGAGCTGGAAGGGGTTTACCAGGTGGCCAGTTTCCATCCGCAGTATCAGTTTGGTGGTACCCGGCCGGATGATGCGGAGAATTACACCAATCGGTCGCCGTTTCCGATGTTGCATCTGCTGCGGGAGGAGAGTCTGGAGCGGGCGATTGCGGGGTATCCCGATCCGGAGGGGATTCCGGAGCGTAATATCCAGCGGGTAGAAGAGCTGGGTGTCGAGAAGATGCGGTCTTTGCTGGCCGCCTGTTTCGGTGAGGAGGATTGTGATGGAGAATCCGGAGGTGGCGGGTCGGCAGCTGGCTGA
- a CDS encoding NAD-dependent protein deacetylase, translated as MENPEVAGRQLAEFIHRYPRLMILTGAGVSTDSGIPDYRDHEGAWKRRQPVQHQAFMTSPEVRRRYWGRSLIGWPVIRNARPNPAHHFISDLELLNHSTLVVTQNVDRLHQRAGTRAVNDLHGRADQVVCMDCGYRCDRDEVHDRCADLNPGFRHFAAETAPDGDADLEVDFAEFRLADCPRCDGILKPDVVFFGDFVPKERVTTALDTLRASDGLLVIGSSLMVYSGFRFCRYAREWGKPIAALTRGRTRADEMVALKLDAGIGETLRASLDRL; from the coding sequence ATGGAGAATCCGGAGGTGGCGGGTCGGCAGCTGGCTGAGTTTATCCATCGCTATCCCCGCCTGATGATTCTAACCGGGGCGGGGGTCAGTACGGATTCGGGGATTCCCGATTATCGTGACCACGAGGGTGCCTGGAAGCGCAGGCAGCCGGTTCAGCATCAGGCGTTTATGACCAGTCCGGAGGTGCGTCGTCGATATTGGGGGCGCAGTCTGATTGGCTGGCCGGTGATTCGTAATGCCCGTCCGAACCCCGCTCATCATTTCATTTCCGATCTTGAATTACTCAATCACAGCACCCTGGTGGTGACCCAGAACGTGGATCGTTTGCATCAGCGGGCGGGCACGCGGGCGGTTAATGACCTGCATGGTCGCGCGGATCAGGTGGTCTGTATGGACTGCGGGTATCGGTGTGACCGGGATGAGGTGCACGATCGTTGCGCGGATCTGAATCCGGGGTTTCGTCACTTTGCTGCAGAGACGGCTCCGGACGGGGATGCGGATCTGGAGGTGGATTTTGCGGAGTTTCGGCTGGCGGATTGCCCCCGCTGCGACGGGATTCTCAAGCCGGATGTGGTGTTCTTCGGGGATTTTGTGCCGAAAGAGCGGGTAACGACGGCGTTGGATACGCTCAGGGCCAGTGACGGTCTGTTGGTGATTGGTTCGTCCCTGATGGTGTATTCCGGGTTTCGCTTCTGCCGTTATGCCAGGGAGTGGGGAAAGCCTATCGCGGCGTTGACACGAGGTCGTACCCGCGCAGATGAGATGGTGGCGTTGAAGCTGGATGCCGGAATCGGCGAGACCCTGAGGGCCTCGCTCGACCGGCTTTAA
- a CDS encoding peptidylprolyl isomerase, which yields MTQATARHILVDSEAKCEELKKAIEGGQDFAEVAKQHSSCPSGRNGGDLGSFGPGQMVPEFDKAVFSSDLNTVIGPIKTQFGYHLLEVTSRS from the coding sequence ATGACACAGGCAACCGCACGCCACATCCTGGTAGACAGCGAAGCGAAATGCGAAGAACTGAAGAAAGCCATCGAAGGTGGTCAGGATTTCGCCGAAGTCGCGAAACAGCACTCTTCCTGCCCTTCCGGCCGCAACGGTGGCGATCTGGGCTCCTTCGGCCCGGGCCAGATGGTTCCCGAGTTCGACAAAGCGGTATTCAGCAGTGACCTGAACACCGTTATTGGTCCCATCAAGACCCAGTTCGGCTACCATCTACTGGAAGTGACCAGCCGGAGCTGA
- a CDS encoding indolepyruvate ferredoxin oxidoreductase family protein, producing MHHSAPSTGGLRHVSLNDVWEKNSGPVYMNGSQALARLPLLQAQLDQANGLNTAGFISGYRGSPLGGFDKVLWKARDYLKQQNIHFLPGINEDLGATAVWGSQQVNIFEGAKYDGVFSLWYGKGPGVDRTGDVFKHANAAGTSRFGGVLAVAGDDHACKSSTLPHQSDYGFMDASMPVLNPAGIQDILDMGLYGWAMSRFSGCWIGFKALAENMDSSISANLDLSRINIRIPKDFHLPEGGLNSRWPDKPMEQEERLHRYKLEAAKAFCRANRLDHTVLAASHPKLGIVTTGKAYLDVIQALADLGLGKEEREAIGLCVYKVAMPWPLEPEGIFEFASGLEEILVVEEKRGLIEEQIKAQLYSWQDRLRPTVIGKRNDKGEELLPSIAELTPAMVARAIASRLDGRHCSDTLRKRLDFLTEKENSLAQPRDRLERTPHFCSGCPHNTSTQVPEGSRALGGIGCHYMATWMERGTDTFTQMGGEGVTWLGQAPFTNQKHVFQNLGDGTYFHSGVLAIRAAIASGANITYKILYNDAVAMTGGQPVDGTLTVQQISHQLYGEGVRRIAVVSDDIDKYPSRADFADRTTFHDRDDLDAVQRELREIEGCSVIIYDQTCAAEKRRRRKRGTMADPEQRVMIHSDVCEGCGDCGIQSNCLSILPKETDAGRKRTIDQSACNKDFSCVRGFCPSFVTVKGGKLKKPAGVSANVDFPELPEPTPVSGSDPYGILLTGVGGTGVVTVSALLGMAAHIEGKGVSVLDQTGLAQKFGAVVSHIRISDHQDNIHAVRIPAGEADLMLAFDLMVAATDDALAKLDNRFSRAVVNAEPAMPAAFTRDPDIQFPGESMEQSVRDACRPEGSWFLDAGGLAKALMADGMAVNLFTVGFAYQQGLLPLKAESIERAIELNNVAIEKNKQAFLWGRRAAHDLERVKTLAFPEPKGAGVQTVQIMETTDQLIERNKAHLTDYQNTALAKRYEKLVRDAETVISQKLGRDPVLFRAIAENYARVLAYKDEYEVARLFSNGSLRKQLEEEFEGEVELEFNLAPPLLSRARNGERPKKLKFGPWMETLFALLAKARGLRGTPLDPFGYTADRRLERKLIREYEADIAFLLKHLNSDLADEARRLASLPSRIRGYGPVKEGAYEATRKERSQLRAALNPNASEHQQIASAAV from the coding sequence GGGCTCCCAGCAGGTCAATATTTTCGAAGGCGCCAAATACGATGGCGTGTTCAGCCTCTGGTACGGTAAAGGGCCCGGTGTGGATCGCACCGGCGATGTATTCAAGCACGCCAATGCCGCCGGCACCTCACGCTTCGGCGGGGTGCTCGCCGTGGCCGGTGATGACCATGCCTGTAAATCGTCCACCCTGCCCCACCAGAGTGACTACGGATTCATGGATGCCTCCATGCCAGTCCTGAACCCGGCAGGTATCCAGGACATTCTGGACATGGGCCTTTATGGCTGGGCCATGTCCCGTTTCAGCGGCTGCTGGATCGGCTTCAAGGCGCTGGCGGAAAACATGGATTCCTCGATCTCCGCCAACCTGGACCTGAGCCGGATCAACATCCGCATTCCCAAGGATTTTCATCTGCCAGAAGGCGGCCTGAACTCACGCTGGCCGGACAAGCCCATGGAGCAGGAAGAACGCCTGCACCGCTACAAGCTGGAAGCTGCCAAGGCATTCTGCCGCGCCAACCGGCTGGACCATACGGTCCTGGCGGCCAGCCATCCGAAGCTGGGCATCGTCACCACCGGCAAGGCCTACCTGGATGTAATCCAGGCTCTGGCAGACCTGGGGTTGGGTAAAGAAGAGCGAGAAGCCATCGGGCTATGTGTCTATAAGGTCGCCATGCCCTGGCCGTTGGAGCCGGAAGGCATCTTCGAGTTCGCGTCCGGCCTGGAAGAAATCCTGGTGGTGGAGGAAAAACGCGGCCTGATTGAGGAGCAGATCAAGGCCCAGCTATACAGCTGGCAGGATCGGCTGCGTCCGACAGTCATCGGCAAACGCAATGACAAGGGTGAGGAATTACTGCCCTCCATTGCGGAGCTTACGCCAGCCATGGTGGCGCGGGCGATCGCCTCCCGCCTGGATGGCCGCCACTGCAGCGACACCCTGCGCAAGCGCCTGGATTTTCTCACGGAAAAGGAAAACAGCCTGGCACAACCGCGCGACCGCCTGGAGCGTACACCGCACTTTTGCTCCGGCTGCCCTCACAACACCTCCACCCAGGTGCCCGAAGGCAGCCGCGCCCTGGGCGGGATTGGCTGCCACTACATGGCCACCTGGATGGAACGGGGAACCGACACCTTCACCCAGATGGGTGGTGAAGGCGTCACCTGGCTTGGTCAGGCGCCGTTTACCAATCAGAAACACGTATTTCAAAACCTGGGGGACGGCACCTATTTCCACTCCGGTGTGCTGGCCATTCGGGCCGCCATCGCCTCCGGCGCCAATATCACTTACAAAATTCTCTACAACGACGCGGTCGCCATGACCGGTGGCCAGCCGGTGGATGGAACCCTGACCGTTCAACAGATCAGTCATCAGCTCTACGGTGAAGGCGTTCGACGCATTGCGGTCGTCAGCGACGACATCGACAAATACCCGTCGCGGGCGGATTTCGCCGACCGCACCACCTTCCATGATCGCGATGATCTGGACGCCGTGCAGCGGGAACTGCGTGAAATCGAAGGCTGCTCCGTCATCATCTACGACCAGACCTGTGCCGCCGAGAAACGCCGCCGGCGCAAACGCGGCACCATGGCGGACCCTGAGCAGCGGGTGATGATCCATTCCGACGTCTGTGAAGGCTGTGGCGACTGTGGAATCCAGTCCAACTGCCTGTCAATCCTGCCCAAGGAAACTGACGCCGGCCGCAAACGCACCATCGATCAGTCCGCCTGTAACAAGGATTTCTCCTGCGTACGCGGTTTCTGCCCGAGCTTTGTCACCGTCAAGGGTGGCAAGCTGAAGAAGCCCGCGGGCGTCAGCGCCAACGTAGACTTCCCCGAACTGCCCGAGCCGACACCCGTTTCCGGCAGCGATCCCTATGGCATCCTGCTCACGGGTGTGGGCGGCACTGGCGTGGTCACCGTCAGTGCGCTGCTGGGCATGGCCGCGCATATCGAGGGCAAAGGCGTGTCGGTGCTGGACCAGACCGGCCTGGCGCAGAAGTTCGGTGCCGTGGTGAGTCATATCCGCATCAGTGACCATCAGGACAACATTCACGCCGTGCGCATTCCGGCCGGTGAAGCGGACCTGATGCTAGCCTTCGACCTGATGGTGGCAGCCACCGACGACGCCCTGGCGAAACTGGACAACCGCTTTTCCCGCGCAGTGGTCAACGCCGAACCGGCCATGCCGGCGGCCTTCACCCGCGACCCCGATATACAGTTCCCGGGCGAGTCCATGGAACAGAGTGTACGTGATGCCTGCCGTCCCGAAGGTAGCTGGTTCCTGGATGCCGGTGGTCTCGCCAAGGCACTGATGGCGGATGGCATGGCAGTGAACCTGTTTACCGTGGGCTTCGCCTACCAACAGGGGCTTCTGCCGCTGAAGGCCGAGTCAATTGAACGGGCCATCGAACTCAACAATGTGGCCATCGAGAAGAATAAACAGGCGTTCCTCTGGGGCCGTCGGGCAGCCCATGATCTCGAGCGGGTGAAGACGCTGGCATTTCCCGAGCCGAAGGGGGCCGGCGTACAGACCGTCCAGATCATGGAAACCACCGACCAACTTATCGAACGTAACAAAGCGCACCTGACCGACTATCAGAACACCGCCCTGGCGAAGCGCTATGAGAAGCTGGTGCGCGACGCTGAAACGGTGATCTCCCAGAAACTGGGCCGCGACCCGGTATTGTTCCGCGCCATTGCCGAGAACTACGCCAGGGTCCTGGCCTATAAGGACGAGTACGAAGTGGCCCGCCTGTTCAGCAACGGCAGTCTGCGCAAGCAGCTCGAAGAAGAATTCGAGGGCGAGGTGGAACTGGAGTTCAACCTGGCGCCGCCACTGCTCAGCCGTGCCAGAAACGGTGAGCGGCCGAAGAAGCTCAAGTTCGGCCCCTGGATGGAAACCCTGTTCGCGTTACTGGCCAAGGCACGCGGCCTGCGTGGTACCCCCCTGGACCCGTTCGGCTACACCGCAGACCGCCGCCTGGAGCGCAAACTGATTCGCGAGTACGAGGCAGACATCGCCTTCCTGCTCAAGCACCTGAACAGTGATCTCGCGGACGAAGCCCGCAGGCTTGCCAGCCTGCCCTCCAGGATCCGTGGCTATGGCCCGGTAAAGGAAGGTGCCTACGAAGCAACCCGGAAAGAACGCTCACAATTACGAGCAGCTCTGAACCCGAATGCATCTGAGCATCAACAAATTGCCAGTGCTGCTGTCTAA
- a CDS encoding metal-dependent hydrolase translates to MTAVTASFPVRRQDFGFEEVPRHWVDSDPFMTHLFNALSALFPDGERFFVDSVRAVRDQINDPQLQKDIGAFIGQEAMHAKEHGHFNEGAIEQGFDIKKLERWTRGFLSVKNLPGLNNKRVHLAATVALEHFTGILSAQLLKREDMVNAIDPSMRTLWAWHCIEENEHKAVAFDTYETLYDKSVVDYAIRMGTMALITTLIMVAIHSFIVELMREDKQLLNLRSWAKGLNRVWGPKGMFTAIIPEYLDYFKPSFHPWQHDTNFLLRKWRKQLGYD, encoded by the coding sequence ATGACTGCAGTAACCGCATCGTTTCCCGTACGTCGCCAGGACTTCGGTTTTGAGGAAGTGCCACGGCACTGGGTCGACAGTGACCCGTTCATGACGCACCTGTTCAACGCCCTATCCGCCCTGTTTCCGGATGGCGAGCGCTTCTTCGTGGACAGTGTTCGTGCGGTACGTGACCAGATCAATGATCCGCAGCTACAGAAAGACATCGGCGCTTTCATCGGCCAGGAAGCCATGCACGCCAAAGAGCACGGTCACTTCAACGAAGGTGCGATTGAACAGGGCTTTGACATCAAGAAGCTGGAACGCTGGACCCGCGGATTCCTGTCAGTGAAGAATCTGCCGGGGCTGAACAACAAGCGGGTTCACCTCGCCGCGACCGTCGCTCTGGAACACTTCACCGGCATCCTGTCCGCCCAGCTACTCAAGCGCGAAGACATGGTCAATGCCATCGATCCGTCCATGCGCACCCTGTGGGCCTGGCACTGTATCGAAGAGAACGAGCATAAGGCCGTCGCCTTCGACACCTACGAGACGCTGTATGACAAAAGCGTGGTGGACTACGCTATCCGCATGGGCACCATGGCACTGATCACCACCCTGATCATGGTGGCGATCCACTCCTTCATCGTGGAACTGATGCGCGAAGACAAGCAGTTGCTGAACCTGCGCTCCTGGGCCAAAGGCCTGAACCGCGTCTGGGGCCCGAAGGGCATGTTTACCGCGATCATTCCCGAGTACCTGGACTACTTCAAGCCAAGCTTCCACCCCTGGCAGCATGACACCAACTTCCTGCTGCGGAAGTGGCGCAAGCAGCTCGGTTACGACTGA